A region from the Acidobacteriota bacterium genome encodes:
- a CDS encoding site-specific DNA-methyltransferase, producing MSVKLLHGDCLKLLIEQPSNSVDAIVTDPPYGLAFMNKHWDYAIPGVEIWKECLRVLKPGGHLLSFAGTRTQHRMAVNIEDAGFEIRDLIAWVLGSGFPKSMDVSKAIDKAAGAEREVVGVRKGTANKTLCQVENGKGFGATVVETTPATDAAKQWQG from the coding sequence ATGTCCGTTAAGCTACTACATGGTGATTGCCTAAAGCTACTGATCGAACAACCGAGCAATTCAGTTGACGCGATCGTTACCGATCCGCCTTACGGCCTGGCGTTTATGAACAAGCATTGGGATTACGCTATCCCCGGTGTCGAAATATGGAAAGAGTGCCTGCGCGTACTCAAACCAGGCGGCCACTTGCTTTCATTCGCCGGCACGCGAACGCAACACCGAATGGCCGTCAACATCGAGGACGCTGGTTTCGAGATTCGGGATTTGATCGCCTGGGTACTCGGGTCGGGATTCCCGAAGTCTATGGATGTGAGCAAGGCAATAGACAAGGCGGCCGGCGCCGAGCGTGAAGTGGTTGGTGTACGCAAAGGAACTGCGAATAAAACCTTGTGCCAGGTTGAGAATGGAAAAGGGTTTGGCGCGACAGTGGTTGAAACCACCCCCGCAACAGACGCCGCAAAGCAATGGCAAGGTTGA
- a CDS encoding DUF2815 family protein → MPKQWKKGKPKKFGADFILEETTKVHKVTSVDGKKVRTPITAAAAMIEVANETWKGKGREMLHALEPSKKCLRNGDARLSSSGEVYVGYEGKLYFSAKNATRPTILDKDKTPLTEADGKPYSGCYVNASIEIYGMSDMKKKGVHASLKGVQFHSDGESFGGGGVASPTV, encoded by the coding sequence ATGCCGAAGCAATGGAAGAAGGGCAAACCAAAAAAGTTCGGCGCCGACTTCATTCTGGAAGAAACAACAAAGGTTCACAAAGTCACATCGGTCGACGGTAAGAAGGTCCGCACGCCGATTACGGCCGCGGCCGCAATGATCGAGGTTGCGAACGAAACCTGGAAGGGCAAGGGCAGGGAAATGCTTCACGCCCTTGAGCCCTCAAAGAAGTGCCTCCGCAACGGTGATGCGCGCCTTTCCAGTTCCGGCGAGGTTTATGTCGGGTATGAGGGCAAACTTTACTTCTCCGCAAAGAACGCCACGCGCCCGACGATTCTTGACAAGGACAAGACCCCGCTTACCGAGGCCGATGGTAAGCCCTATTCCGGTTGTTACGTCAATGCGTCAATCGAAATCTACGGCATGTCCGATATGAAGAAAAAGGGCGTGCACGCTTCCCTCAAGGGTGTCCAGTTCCACTCTGACGGCGAATCGTTTGGTGGCGGTGGCGTGGCATCCCCGACGGTTTGA
- a CDS encoding DUF2800 domain-containing protein, whose translation MNSAAWLPDMTAPQPSKHAICSPSSAYKWMTCVGSIAMEKLAGNKDQAGMAASEGTFQHHVAALCLENKRAAESYIGYQEKVDGIDFTFDEEHARTVQVYLDTVWGHVGDTGELFIEQGLDISSITGEPDAIGTADAIVVRHGELIVIDLKTGRNNVEAFGNHQLIIYALAALKAYNEGKLVGAIHIDNTAADLF comes from the coding sequence TTGAACTCAGCCGCATGGTTGCCTGACATGACCGCCCCGCAACCTAGCAAGCACGCTATCTGCTCTCCGTCATCCGCCTACAAATGGATGACGTGCGTAGGCAGTATCGCAATGGAGAAGCTGGCTGGCAACAAGGACCAGGCCGGCATGGCGGCGTCGGAGGGTACGTTCCAACATCACGTAGCGGCCCTGTGCCTTGAGAACAAACGCGCTGCGGAGTCGTACATCGGCTACCAGGAAAAGGTGGACGGTATCGACTTTACCTTCGACGAGGAACACGCCCGCACGGTGCAGGTTTATCTCGACACGGTTTGGGGTCATGTTGGTGATACCGGCGAATTGTTCATTGAACAGGGACTCGATATTTCCAGCATCACCGGGGAGCCGGATGCAATCGGGACCGCCGACGCGATTGTTGTACGCCACGGCGAGTTGATCGTGATCGACCTCAAGACAGGCCGCAACAATGTCGAAGCGTTTGGAAATCACCAACTGATTATCTATGCGCTGGCGGCATTGAAAGCGTACAACGAGGGCAAGTTGGTCGGTGCTATCCACATCGACAACACGGCCGCCGATCTTTTCTAG
- a CDS encoding DUF2800 domain-containing protein, producing MQTINTIRLVISQPNVRNAPSEWDFKNDAAVEAAQTRCLAAGLEALGLIGKPIDTISEYLTPGEKQCVYCRAKAECPKLEKVVAEAVGMDFDSTPDTAETHYPEDKARLAKLFLLLPLIEKWSKAVSQKTIAGALAGEIGEAEGLKVVEGRAGNRAWDNPAEVEEEMKAMRIKRDQMYTFNLVSPTRAEKLIAEANPRKWKKLAARITRADGTPTVVALEDMRQAINVKPADDFEVVGESANDLL from the coding sequence ATGCAAACAATCAACACAATTCGCCTGGTAATCAGTCAGCCGAACGTCCGAAACGCACCGTCCGAATGGGATTTCAAGAACGATGCCGCGGTTGAGGCCGCACAAACCCGGTGCCTCGCGGCCGGTCTTGAAGCACTTGGCCTTATCGGGAAGCCGATTGACACTATTTCGGAATACCTTACCCCCGGTGAAAAGCAATGCGTCTATTGCCGTGCGAAGGCCGAATGTCCGAAGCTGGAAAAGGTCGTTGCGGAAGCGGTCGGCATGGACTTCGATTCCACACCGGACACCGCCGAAACGCACTACCCGGAGGACAAAGCGCGGCTTGCCAAGCTGTTCCTGCTTCTTCCCTTGATCGAAAAGTGGTCGAAAGCTGTTTCTCAAAAGACCATTGCCGGTGCACTTGCTGGCGAAATCGGCGAGGCCGAAGGGTTGAAAGTCGTAGAGGGCCGTGCCGGGAATCGCGCGTGGGATAACCCCGCAGAGGTTGAAGAAGAAATGAAGGCGATGCGAATCAAGCGAGACCAAATGTACACCTTCAATCTCGTTTCCCCGACGCGGGCCGAAAAGCTGATCGCCGAAGCCAATCCGCGCAAGTGGAAGAAACTGGCCGCCCGAATCACTCGCGCCGATGGTACGCCGACCGTTGTTGCCCTGGAAGATATGCGCCAGGCGATTAACGTAAAGCCCGCCGACGATTTTGAAGTGGTCGGCGAATCCGCTAACGATCTGTTGTAG